The following are encoded together in the Mycteria americana isolate JAX WOST 10 ecotype Jacksonville Zoo and Gardens chromosome 2, USCA_MyAme_1.0, whole genome shotgun sequence genome:
- the ACAA1 gene encoding 3-ketoacyl-CoA thiolase, peroxisomal, translated as MAAGPGGGARRRVQLVLGHLAGSPPATGTGIRAAPCGSRAGVSPRAASPDDVVVVHGRRTAIGRAKRGGFKDTTPDELLSAVMTAVLQDVNLRPEVLGDICVGNVLQPGAGALIARVAQFLSGIPETVPCSSVNRQCSSGLQAIINIAGGIRNGSYDIGLACGVETMSLRSANNPGDISSSMMENSKARDCLIPMGITSENVAEKFGVSRKKQDAFALASQQKAAKAQQIGLFKAEIVPVKTTVLDNQGNHKTITVHQDEGIRPSTTLEGLAKLKPAFKEDGSTTAGNASQVSDGAAAVLLAKRSKAAQLGLPVLGVLRSFAVVGVPPDVMGIGPAYAIPVAVEKAGLTLNDIDIYEINEAFASQAVYCVEKLGIPMEKVNPLGGAIALGHPLGCTGARQVVTLLNELKRRGKRAYGVVSMCIGTGMGAAAVFEYPGN; from the exons atggcggcggggccgggcggcggagcgcggcggcgggtgcagctggtgctggggcaCCTCGCCGGTTCCCCCCCGGCGACGGGGACCGGGATCCGGGCCGCGCCGTGCGGAAGCCGCGCCGGAGTCTCGCCGCGGGCCGCCAGCCCCGACGATGTGGTGGTGGTGCACGGGCGGAGGACCGCCATCGGCCGCGCCAAGCGCGGCGGCTTCAAG GATACTACACCTGATGAACTGCTGTCTGCTGTTATGACGGCTGTCCTTCAAGATGTCAATCTTCGTCCTGAGGTCCTGGGAGACATCTGTGTTG GAAATGTGCTGCAGCCTGGAGCTGGCGCTTTGATTGCAAGAGTTGCACAGTTTCTAAG TGGTATTCCAGAGACAGTGCCATGCTCGAGCGTGAACCGGCAGTGCTCCTCCGGGCTACAGGCCATTATCAATATCGCTG GTGGCATCCGAAATGGATCATATGACATTGGCTTGGCCTGTGG tgTGGAAACGATGTCCCTCAGAAGTGCAAATAACCCTGGTGATATCAGTTCCAGTATGATGGAAAACAGCAAAGCTCGGGATTGCCTTATTCCTATGGG aatTACCTCAGAAAACGTGGCAGAGAAGTTTGGAGTTTCCCGAAAGAAGCAAGATGCCTTTGCCTTGGCTTCCCAACAAAA AGCAGCAAAAGCTCAGCAGATAGGACTGTTTAAAGCTGAGATTGTTCCAGTGAAGACCACTGTTCTAGATAATCAAGGCAACCATAAAACAATCACCGTGCACCAAGATGAAGGGATTAGGCCCTCCACGACCCTGGAAGGCTTGGCAAAGCTGAAGCCTGCTTTCAAAGAGGATGGTAGCACTACAGCAG GTAATGCCAGCCAGGTCAGTGATGGAGCAGCTGCTGTTCTCCTGGCAAAACGCTCAAAAGCGGCACAACTGGGACTCCCAGTCCTGGGGGTGCTCAGGTCCTTTGCTGTGGTTGGAGTCCCACCTGATGTTATGGGCATAGGACCAGCCTACGCAATCCCGGTAGCTGTGGAGAAGGCAG GTCTGACTCTGAATGACATTGATATATATGAAATTAATGAAGCCTTTGCAAGCCAG GCTGTCTACTGTGTTGAAAAGCTGGGTATTCCCATGGAGAAGGTCAACCCCCTGGGAGGAGCAATAGCACTGGGGCACCCACTGGGCTGTACTGGTGCTCGTCAAGTTGTCACTTTGCTCAATGAATTGAAGCGCAGAGGGAAAAG AGCATATGGTGTTGTATCAATGTGCATTGGAACTGGCATGGGCGCTGCAGCAGTGTTTGAGTACCCAGGGAACTGA